A window from Citrus sinensis cultivar Valencia sweet orange chromosome 3, DVS_A1.0, whole genome shotgun sequence encodes these proteins:
- the LOC102619192 gene encoding oleosin G, translating into MSDVRNPTIHQRPSSRLNNSNINSSNSLLRRFQTHAPNSSQLIGFLTLFVSGSILLLLIGLTVTATILGLIFFAPLLILSSPIWVPIGTILFIAVAGFLSVCGFGVAVLAGLSWMYRYFNGMHPPGSNRFDYARSRIYDTASHVKDYAREYGGYLQSKVKDAAPGA; encoded by the coding sequence ATGTCTGACGTTCGAAACCCTACCATCCACCAGAGACCTTCCTCGAGACTAAACAATTCAAACATCAACAGCAGCAACTCCTTGCTACGCAGGTTTCAAACCCATGCACCGAACTCGAGCCAACTCATTGGTTTTTTAACCCTTTTCGTATCCGGTTCgattcttcttctcctcatcgGCTTGACCGTCACCGCAACAATCCTCGGCCTGATCTTCTTCGCGCCGTTGCTTATACTCTCTAGCCCCATTTGGGTCCCCATTGGAACAATTCTCTTCATAGCGGTTGCTGGGTTCTTATCCGTTTGTGGGTTCGGCGTCGCGGTCCTCGCCGGTTTGTCTTGGATGTACAGGTACTTTAACGGAATGCACCCGCCCGGTTCGAACCGGTTTGATTACGCGAGGAGCCGGATTTATGACACTGCCAGTCATGTGAAGGACTATGCTAGGGAGTATGGTGGGTATTTGCAGAGTAAAGTCAAGGATGCAGCTCCTGGTGCATGA